A section of the Verrucomicrobium sp. GAS474 genome encodes:
- a CDS encoding aspartate kinase has translation MSLIVQKYGGTSVGNAERIKNVAARVARWHRDGHQIVVVVSAMSGVTDGLLKLAREVAPEPAEREIDMLLSTGEQTTIALTAMALHAAGVPAVSLTGAQAGIVTDGLHTKAKIANITPKKVRQHLDAGAVVIVAGFQGQNEEGSITTLGRGGSDLTAIALAAALKADLCQIYTDVDGVYTADPRLVPNARKIDVLSYDEMLEMAALGSKVMQARSVEFAKKFNVPFEVRSSFSEIGSNVPGTLIKEEMKSMEQVVVRGVSLEKNQAKVTVSGVPDQPGVAAKLFTALAEGHVNIDVIVQNVSNQGATDITFTLHKDDLPKARKVAEPLVAALGAKNFTAQEGISKLSIVGIGMRSHSGVAASLFRALSGAGVNVQMISTSEIKISVVIDEAGGPAAAQAVHDAFELGAVK, from the coding sequence ATGTCCCTGATCGTCCAAAAATATGGCGGCACCTCCGTCGGCAACGCCGAGCGGATCAAGAACGTCGCCGCCCGCGTCGCCCGTTGGCACCGGGACGGCCACCAGATCGTCGTCGTCGTCTCCGCCATGTCGGGCGTCACCGACGGGCTGCTGAAGCTGGCCCGCGAGGTCGCCCCCGAGCCCGCCGAGCGCGAGATCGACATGCTCCTCTCGACCGGGGAGCAGACCACCATCGCCCTCACCGCCATGGCCCTCCACGCGGCGGGCGTCCCCGCCGTCTCCCTCACGGGAGCCCAGGCCGGGATCGTCACCGACGGCCTCCACACGAAGGCGAAGATCGCCAACATCACCCCGAAGAAGGTCCGCCAGCACCTCGACGCCGGGGCGGTCGTCATCGTCGCCGGCTTCCAGGGGCAGAACGAGGAGGGGAGCATCACCACCCTCGGCCGCGGCGGTTCCGACCTCACCGCCATCGCCCTCGCCGCCGCGCTGAAGGCCGACCTCTGCCAGATCTACACCGACGTCGACGGCGTCTACACCGCCGACCCCCGCCTCGTCCCGAACGCGCGCAAGATCGACGTCCTCTCCTACGACGAGATGCTCGAGATGGCCGCCCTCGGCTCGAAGGTCATGCAGGCCCGCTCGGTCGAGTTCGCGAAGAAATTCAACGTCCCCTTCGAAGTCCGCTCCAGCTTCAGCGAGATCGGCAGCAACGTCCCCGGCACCCTCATCAAGGAAGAAATGAAATCCATGGAACAAGTCGTCGTCCGCGGCGTCAGCCTCGAAAAGAACCAAGCCAAGGTCACCGTCTCCGGCGTCCCCGACCAGCCCGGCGTCGCCGCGAAGCTCTTCACCGCCCTCGCCGAGGGCCACGTGAACATCGACGTCATCGTCCAGAACGTCTCCAACCAGGGCGCGACCGACATCACCTTCACCCTCCACAAGGACGACCTCCCGAAGGCCCGCAAGGTGGCCGAGCCCCTCGTCGCCGCCCTCGGCGCGAAGAACTTCACCGCGCAGGAAGGGATCAGCAAGCTCTCCATCGTCGGCATCGGGATGCGCTCCCACAGCGGCGTCGCGGCGTCGCTCTTCCGCGCCCTCTCCGGCGCGGGGGTCAACGTCCAGATGATCTCGACCAGCGAGATCAAGATCTCCGTCGTCATCGACGAGGCGGGCGGCCCCGCGGCGGCCCAGGCCGTCCACGACGCCTTCGAGCTCGGCGCGGTGAAGTAG
- a CDS encoding DUF4410 domain-containing protein, whose amino-acid sequence MKRLSLFRTVVPAAFALALATLFSSCASVSVDTHTSHETDRMPKKVYVALFETDGADFRVDRDKIELAEFKRELQVMLQKGITTDLSRRLIPAVAAGKDQSFATSENAWLIRGKFTRIHQGSRALRGTIGFGLGRTRYETRVSVYDLSKGTATPFLTFSTIGGSGAEPGAVTAIATDPLTIVIEAAAGGAGGIAHGLTEDTARTAREITAELSDYMYQNRWISEDKWIEPKALRK is encoded by the coding sequence ATGAAACGTCTTTCCCTTTTCCGCACCGTCGTCCCCGCAGCATTCGCGCTCGCCCTCGCCACCCTCTTCTCCTCGTGCGCCTCGGTCAGCGTCGATACCCATACCTCCCATGAGACCGACCGGATGCCGAAGAAGGTCTACGTCGCGCTCTTCGAGACCGACGGGGCCGACTTCCGCGTCGACCGGGACAAGATCGAGCTCGCCGAATTCAAGCGGGAGCTTCAGGTGATGCTGCAGAAGGGGATCACCACCGACCTCTCCCGCCGCCTGATCCCCGCCGTCGCCGCCGGGAAGGACCAGTCGTTCGCGACCTCCGAGAACGCCTGGCTGATCCGGGGCAAGTTCACCCGCATCCACCAGGGCAGCCGCGCCCTCCGCGGCACGATCGGCTTCGGCCTGGGCCGGACCCGGTACGAGACCCGCGTCTCCGTCTACGACCTCAGCAAGGGGACCGCGACCCCCTTCCTCACCTTCTCCACCATAGGCGGCAGCGGCGCGGAGCCCGGCGCCGTCACCGCCATCGCGACCGATCCCCTCACCATCGTCATCGAGGCGGCCGCGGGCGGCGCGGGCGGCATCGCCCACGGGTTGACCGAGGACACCGCCCGCACCGCGCGGGAGATCACCGCCGAGCTCTCCGACTACATGTACCAGAACCGCTGGATCTCCGAGGACAAGTGGATCGAGCCGAAGGCGCTGCGGAAGTAG
- a CDS encoding TolC family protein has product MPLSRRNCRNTLAFVFLLAGALTSSSPAADSGSPSVSASTSTSTSAAADTASASVTSASPANASASPSGSTDGVSTSGSTSLGESQPAQSASGSGSSAAASGSGSGSAGRRSHREWATSDVDTNTATAKAALLPVNGPSPATRQETKSSDVADPVPPPPATDTFAPATQAAATASPVAQGGPTPLAPGEKPLTLAECFRLAAIRSDTLKITAQDVLIAKTQWSQAAAGLFPTVSLVNSESFQNQVRNGTAARLSVSGAAGRDYGSSTGIGATQTIFNGAQNYNAVGAASQTIEAKRQTLRYGYQTLYQDTATAFYQMLIDAGQVSILTDLVHDFESRVTELQRRVRLGRSRPADLLLAQADLASGRVSLEQEKALLNVDREMMAFLIGIPAGKIFLRDEAALPTAANIEAYLRDINFRPDLLSQLATIRATERDLSSAKGALWPTITGDFNWTPLNDPKNTQQWTATFNVSLPIFDGGLIIGRINEQRELLRQSQFSLESLQRTGDQQVRSAYANFNGSAAQYLQNRQYAELSAMNYNAQLDDYRHGVSANLDVLTALQSYHSARQQLHVADMNTRLNFIKLHVAAGNAPTGSDAVTTVTSAPIPSAGKTMAP; this is encoded by the coding sequence ATGCCCCTTTCCCGCCGGAACTGCCGGAATACCCTGGCTTTCGTTTTCCTCCTGGCAGGCGCCCTGACCTCGTCCAGCCCCGCCGCCGACAGCGGGTCGCCTTCCGTGTCGGCTTCGACTTCGACTTCGACCTCGGCGGCCGCCGACACCGCGTCGGCCTCGGTCACCTCCGCTTCCCCGGCCAATGCCTCGGCCTCCCCTTCCGGCTCGACCGACGGCGTCAGCACCAGCGGAAGCACCTCCCTCGGCGAGAGCCAGCCGGCGCAATCGGCTTCGGGTTCGGGCTCCAGCGCAGCCGCCTCGGGTTCCGGTTCCGGTTCCGCCGGGCGCAGGAGCCACCGGGAATGGGCCACCAGCGACGTCGATACGAACACGGCGACGGCCAAGGCCGCCCTCCTCCCGGTCAACGGCCCCTCCCCCGCCACGCGGCAGGAGACGAAGTCGAGCGACGTCGCCGACCCGGTCCCCCCGCCCCCGGCGACCGACACCTTCGCCCCCGCCACACAGGCGGCGGCCACCGCCTCCCCCGTCGCCCAGGGCGGGCCGACTCCCCTCGCCCCCGGGGAGAAGCCGCTGACCCTCGCCGAGTGCTTCCGCCTCGCCGCGATCCGGAGCGACACGCTGAAGATCACCGCCCAGGACGTCCTCATCGCGAAGACCCAGTGGTCCCAGGCCGCCGCCGGGCTCTTCCCGACGGTGAGCCTCGTCAACAGCGAGTCGTTCCAGAACCAGGTGCGCAACGGGACCGCCGCCCGCCTCAGCGTCAGCGGGGCCGCGGGCCGCGACTACGGCTCCAGCACCGGAATCGGCGCCACGCAGACGATCTTCAACGGCGCCCAGAACTACAACGCCGTCGGCGCGGCGAGCCAGACCATCGAGGCGAAGCGGCAGACCCTCCGCTACGGCTACCAGACCCTCTACCAGGACACCGCCACCGCCTTCTACCAGATGCTGATCGACGCCGGGCAGGTCTCGATCCTCACCGACCTCGTCCACGACTTCGAGTCCCGCGTCACCGAGCTCCAGCGCCGCGTCCGCCTCGGCCGCTCCCGCCCCGCCGATCTCCTCCTCGCCCAGGCCGACCTCGCCTCGGGCCGCGTCTCCCTGGAGCAGGAGAAGGCCCTCCTCAACGTCGACCGTGAAATGATGGCCTTCCTCATCGGCATCCCCGCCGGGAAGATCTTCCTCCGGGACGAGGCCGCCCTCCCCACCGCCGCGAACATCGAGGCCTACCTCCGGGACATCAACTTCCGGCCCGACCTTCTTTCCCAGCTCGCCACGATCCGCGCGACGGAGCGGGACCTCTCCTCGGCGAAGGGCGCCCTCTGGCCGACGATCACCGGCGACTTCAACTGGACCCCCCTCAACGACCCGAAGAACACCCAGCAGTGGACGGCGACCTTCAACGTCAGCCTCCCCATCTTCGACGGCGGCCTCATCATCGGCCGGATCAACGAGCAGCGGGAACTCCTCCGCCAGAGCCAGTTCAGCCTGGAAAGCCTCCAGCGGACGGGCGACCAGCAGGTCCGCTCCGCCTACGCGAACTTCAACGGGAGCGCGGCGCAATACCTCCAGAACCGGCAATACGCCGAGCTCAGCGCGATGAACTACAACGCCCAGCTCGATGACTACCGCCACGGCGTCTCGGCGAACCTCGACGTCCTCACCGCCCTGCAGAGCTACCACTCGGCCCGGCAACAGCTCCACGTCGCCGACATGAACACGCGGCTGAACTTCATCAAGCTCCACGTCGCCGCCGGGAACGCCCCGACGGGAAGCGACGCCGTCACGACGGTGACCTCGGCCCCGATTCCCTCGGCGGGGAAGACGATGGCTCCGTAG